Below is a genomic region from Lineus longissimus chromosome 4, tnLinLong1.2, whole genome shotgun sequence.
AAGGTCTGAACATGCATCTTTATGGAATattcaagggggggggggggggtagatgCCCTTTAACCGACGTGCGGTTTCCTCCTTTCGTCGTTATATTGGAGACTAATTCTCAGACAGTCGTTTGGTCTCAGCACTGCATGGTTACATACTATTGAGTTGCCTTATCCTTTGTCTTCTCGGGAGGGTATCTGGCTGGTGATCGGCCATGGCCGTATGCTCGTCATTGTTGTGCTTCCTTATGATAGGTCGGATCATGTCTCCGTGAGGCACTCGCTCTGATCGATGACGATCATCATTGGTGATCTGACCTGCATAATGAAAGCCGAGTCAGCGAGATTTACGCGGCTGAGTCCGAGTTATAACTTGGTCTCAGCCAGCGGGACATTGATGTTTCGAGACCACGAACGGCCAAAGTAGAGATTAAATTTAAAAACACGCTGCATATGACAGCCCTGCGGACAGCCGAGAAAATATCTAAATACGTGCAGTACCTACGAATTCCATAAAGGAATTTGCCAATACGTACCATCAACAAATACTATGCGGCGTCCGCCTGCTTGTAAGACCTCCTTCATATGACGCCAGCTACCACCCACGTGACCATTACGCAGCCTCGGGGGACCGTAATGGGGATATGAATTGGCTAGGTTCTGATTCTCCAATTGTCTGAATGCCTTGTGCGCATCGTCGTAGCCGCCAGACTTGTAGTATTGCAGGTGGACGGGTGGCGGGATGTTGCTTGCACCCCCAAACTAGTGAGAAGCAGTGAAATAGTGTTAGCAACAGCAAGACGCAATAGGAGTATCTGGGTGTTCAACAATAAGAGATTATCAAGAACAGAGGAGGTCTTCATCAAAGTAATTCTAAGGCTATACCCTCCACACT
It encodes:
- the LOC135486723 gene encoding uncharacterized protein LOC135486723 isoform X2 yields the protein MSMDFLKTTYRPAIPRDTKSRTSYSQMNSWMQMPPMEKKHIVQFGGASNIPPPVHLQYYKSGGYDDAHKAFRQLENQNLANSYPHYGPPRLRNGHVGGSWRHMKEVLQAGGRRIVFVDGQITNDDRHRSERVPHGDMIRPIIRKHNNDEHTAMADHQPDTLPRRQRIRQLNMTAYRATDTEGQRAREKVNWCVMR
- the LOC135486723 gene encoding uncharacterized protein LOC135486723 isoform X1, producing MSRPTTAVAPGYNSVFKMSMDFLKTTYRPAIPRDTKSRTSYSQMNSWMQMPPMEKKHIVQFGGASNIPPPVHLQYYKSGGYDDAHKAFRQLENQNLANSYPHYGPPRLRNGHVGGSWRHMKEVLQAGGRRIVFVDGQITNDDRHRSERVPHGDMIRPIIRKHNNDEHTAMADHQPDTLPRRQRIRQLNMTAYRATDTEGQRAREKVNWCVMR